A window from Syntrophorhabdales bacterium encodes these proteins:
- a CDS encoding DUF294 nucleotidyltransferase-like domain-containing protein, protein MREPRWRCLITPEETEQKLSKLAFLQRVVPFESLPREQLEGLAQGMEWREFRRGSLIIEQGKRGSSFFILCTGFVKVYLYEEERESLLGFLGEGDCFGEMSLLNREPTAANVEALEETVCLAQPEASFLPMVRSDPFFYRFFSQLLTRRMKSVYRECLSGNIGVNRIEPFLFRKRIAEMMPSGSSLSCNEQTSVREAGLRLINGNRSSLVVIDEKKFPKGIVGMRELLEGLLIRHVSPEENVGTLMSRQFGSIDGESYFFDAFHEMVQQKADRLVVLEHGKARGLLSGLDLLKFRGLETLSLLRNIDNSRSAAELSLCRKDVEEVLKGLMRDGALASEACRIVSELNDRIVKRVVKLAEEFCGEPPCSYAWLGLGSEGRKEQTLLTDQDNALIYRGPSSGSVEDYFSRFSDCVVQGLAEAGFPLCKGLVMATNQKYRGTLDVWKKKTSDWVLRSSFDSKEAMDAFVFLDFRSNAGDRELEKELRDHIFSLIGSHTLFIRALARYIVEVPIPLGFFKHFIVEKNGQHKNRVNIKTFGLVPLVTCLKLMAWQERVSETNTLARTSALASRAILSTDAAEFLEQAFETFLTLRIKNNLSDREQGREPSNYLDPALLSTKQKQLLKEAFLAVSELQKRTKEVLNIDDRSPMC, encoded by the coding sequence TTGCGTGAACCCCGGTGGAGGTGCCTCATCACTCCGGAAGAGACCGAACAAAAACTCTCGAAACTCGCCTTTCTCCAACGTGTGGTGCCTTTCGAATCACTTCCGAGGGAGCAACTGGAAGGGCTTGCTCAAGGCATGGAGTGGAGGGAATTCCGGCGCGGCTCACTCATAATCGAGCAAGGGAAGCGCGGCAGCAGCTTCTTTATCCTCTGCACAGGCTTTGTCAAAGTCTATCTCTACGAAGAGGAAAGGGAAAGCCTGCTCGGCTTTCTGGGCGAAGGCGATTGCTTCGGCGAAATGTCACTTTTGAACCGCGAACCTACTGCTGCTAACGTAGAAGCCTTGGAAGAGACGGTATGTCTGGCGCAACCGGAAGCGAGCTTTCTGCCGATGGTCCGGAGCGATCCCTTCTTCTACAGATTTTTCAGTCAGCTTCTCACGCGAAGAATGAAGTCGGTCTACCGGGAGTGTCTTTCCGGCAACATTGGCGTCAATCGGATCGAGCCGTTCCTCTTCCGGAAACGGATAGCGGAGATGATGCCCTCGGGCAGTTCCCTTTCTTGTAACGAGCAGACGTCCGTCCGGGAAGCTGGACTGAGACTTATCAACGGAAATCGCTCTTCACTTGTTGTCATCGACGAAAAAAAATTCCCTAAGGGTATTGTCGGGATGCGGGAGCTGCTTGAGGGCCTGCTAATACGACATGTCAGCCCGGAAGAGAACGTGGGTACCCTTATGAGCCGCCAGTTCGGTTCAATTGACGGGGAGAGTTACTTTTTCGATGCCTTTCATGAGATGGTGCAACAAAAGGCGGACAGGTTGGTTGTGCTCGAACATGGTAAGGCGAGAGGTCTGCTATCCGGTCTCGATCTCCTGAAGTTCAGGGGATTGGAGACCCTCTCGCTGTTGAGAAATATCGACAACAGCCGATCTGCCGCAGAACTGAGCCTGTGCAGGAAAGACGTGGAAGAGGTGCTGAAAGGGCTGATGCGCGACGGCGCGCTTGCGTCGGAGGCGTGCAGGATCGTGAGCGAGTTGAATGACAGGATTGTCAAACGGGTTGTCAAACTGGCAGAGGAATTTTGTGGAGAACCCCCCTGCTCCTATGCGTGGCTGGGGCTGGGGAGTGAGGGAAGGAAAGAGCAGACCCTGTTGACAGACCAGGACAATGCGCTAATTTACCGCGGCCCCTCATCCGGAAGTGTTGAAGACTATTTTTCGAGGTTTTCCGACTGTGTGGTTCAAGGGTTGGCTGAAGCCGGGTTTCCGTTGTGCAAGGGTCTGGTAATGGCAACAAATCAGAAGTATCGAGGAACTCTGGACGTATGGAAGAAAAAAACATCCGATTGGGTGCTGCGCTCAAGTTTCGACTCTAAAGAGGCCATGGACGCCTTCGTGTTCCTCGATTTCAGGAGCAATGCGGGAGATCGGGAACTTGAAAAGGAACTGCGGGATCACATTTTCTCTCTTATCGGTTCGCACACTCTCTTCATAAGAGCGCTCGCGCGGTATATTGTCGAGGTTCCTATTCCGCTCGGCTTCTTCAAGCACTTTATAGTAGAAAAGAACGGTCAGCACAAGAACAGGGTGAACATCAAGACGTTCGGCCTTGTTCCGCTGGTCACGTGCCTCAAGCTCATGGCGTGGCAGGAGAGAGTGAGCGAAACAAACACCCTCGCGAGGACATCTGCCCTCGCGTCGAGAGCGATTCTTTCAACTGACGCCGCCGAGTTTCTCGAACAGGCTTTTGAGACATTTCTTACCTTGAGGATTAAGAATAATCTGAGCGACCGGGAGCAGGGTAGGGAACCGAGCAACTATCTGGACCCGGCACTTCTTTCAACGAAACAGAAACAGTTGCTCAAAGAAGCGTTTCTCGCTGTTTCAGAACTGCAGAAGAGGACCAAGGAAGTTCTGAATATCGACGATCGCTCCCCTATGTGTTGA
- a CDS encoding phosphotransferase, with the protein MALKVETGVPDYFLILSGQETSTSDAGDLLVYGATEVIPRGTPAADIRANYPQAALVLAHPYRHGKKPAQDVLLGALFDGVEIFSSNHSVAENTRGLRDWHRYRFTAIAGTDSHGVTYAGVYPTMFDHPVRTVADLAVEIKKGRCRPFVKEIPRAGSNVRVQEITIGTKGHDETRERIIIREFDSNEKWQSAERAFRIMEEIARHGFGSGKYRVPRAIEHDLESMTVIEQGLRGSSLFEKVVLTDREDARLFIRLSAEWLARLHSQRLTITPRAEFLEREEVRLARYIERFEKIQHPHTRRARETMEAVHEAEIALYGDHPEALIQGHGDYHPKNIYIGQDNLNKRETLYVAAIDFNNSMCLPPAFDVGTFLAQFRNQLLDYPDILQEIPEEVFLEAYVSAVKETDKNFLNEVELFRARTDLSIASFLIKVGLGGSENLWRVLVEAETALVQFELSRQSN; encoded by the coding sequence ATGGCCCTCAAGGTGGAGACGGGAGTGCCGGACTATTTTCTTATTCTGTCGGGTCAGGAGACCTCCACTTCTGATGCAGGCGATCTGCTCGTGTATGGAGCCACAGAGGTCATTCCCAGGGGGACGCCCGCCGCCGACATCAGGGCGAACTATCCGCAGGCGGCGCTGGTCCTTGCACATCCATACCGGCACGGGAAGAAGCCCGCCCAGGATGTGCTACTGGGAGCGCTTTTTGATGGGGTGGAAATCTTCAGCTCTAACCACTCGGTTGCGGAGAATACCAGGGGTCTGAGAGACTGGCATCGGTACAGGTTCACGGCTATTGCGGGAACGGACAGCCACGGTGTGACATATGCGGGGGTGTATCCAACCATGTTCGACCATCCCGTGCGGACCGTGGCGGATTTAGCCGTAGAGATCAAGAAGGGACGGTGCCGGCCCTTTGTCAAAGAGATTCCGAGGGCAGGTTCGAATGTCCGGGTCCAAGAGATTACCATCGGAACGAAGGGGCATGACGAAACCAGGGAACGAATCATTATCAGGGAGTTTGACAGCAACGAGAAGTGGCAGTCCGCGGAGAGAGCCTTTCGCATAATGGAAGAGATTGCACGTCATGGCTTCGGCAGCGGAAAGTACCGGGTACCAAGGGCAATTGAGCACGACCTGGAAAGCATGACTGTGATCGAGCAGGGACTGCGCGGTAGTTCACTCTTTGAAAAAGTGGTCCTTACCGACAGGGAGGACGCAAGGCTGTTTATCCGGCTGTCAGCAGAGTGGCTCGCCCGCCTCCACAGCCAAAGACTCACGATCACTCCACGCGCCGAATTTCTGGAGAGAGAAGAGGTACGCCTGGCCAGGTATATAGAACGTTTTGAGAAGATCCAGCACCCCCACACACGGAGAGCCCGGGAGACCATGGAGGCAGTGCACGAAGCGGAGATTGCCCTGTACGGGGATCACCCCGAGGCCTTGATCCAGGGGCACGGCGATTACCATCCGAAAAACATTTACATAGGACAGGATAATCTCAATAAACGGGAGACGCTGTACGTAGCGGCCATAGACTTCAACAACTCAATGTGCCTTCCCCCGGCATTTGATGTTGGCACCTTCCTGGCGCAGTTCCGCAACCAGTTGCTGGACTACCCTGACATCCTCCAGGAGATACCCGAGGAGGTCTTCCTTGAGGCTTATGTATCGGCCGTGAAGGAGACAGACAAGAACTTTCTGAACGAGGTAGAGCTCTTTCGGGCACGCACCGACTTGAGTATTGCCTCGTTCTTGATCAAGGTTGGCCTGGGAGGGAGCGAGAATCTCTGGCGCGTTCTGGTGGAGGCGGAAACCGCTCTGGTGCAGTTCGAGTTGTCACGGCAATCGAACTAG
- a CDS encoding general secretion pathway protein GspB, giving the protein MSYILEALRKAELAGGRDGMPSLLSGTAAVQKGNRFWIYPLIAALFLNAGMIFWWGHQNAPRDESSATPYSITRHQVAMQPAEAPAGANESRMSPLTQDSSDATRVTSLRPASLQKEEQEVRPADLRKKATAVTDVNHLTGATNKTAPEQRAVRGGRVLALRELPPAVKQTLPEFRVSGHAYGPEPSSRVVRINEQILQEGQSLAPGLRVEEITPNGVILDRQGFRFQIGINTD; this is encoded by the coding sequence GTGTCTTATATTCTTGAGGCTCTGAGAAAAGCGGAGTTGGCGGGCGGCAGGGATGGCATGCCGAGTCTCCTCTCGGGCACAGCTGCCGTGCAGAAAGGCAATCGCTTCTGGATATATCCACTCATAGCAGCTCTTTTTCTCAATGCAGGCATGATTTTCTGGTGGGGCCATCAGAACGCGCCAAGAGATGAATCTAGCGCCACACCGTATTCCATCACACGCCATCAGGTCGCGATGCAACCCGCAGAGGCACCTGCAGGAGCAAACGAATCACGAATGTCGCCTCTCACGCAAGATTCGTCGGACGCCACACGAGTGACGTCGCTGCGCCCGGCTTCCCTGCAAAAGGAAGAACAGGAAGTGCGACCGGCGGATCTTCGGAAGAAGGCCACAGCGGTCACAGACGTAAATCACCTAACCGGTGCAACAAACAAAACGGCCCCTGAACAGCGAGCAGTACGTGGTGGGAGAGTCCTCGCGTTAAGAGAGCTTCCGCCTGCAGTGAAACAGACCCTACCGGAGTTCAGGGTATCCGGCCATGCTTATGGTCCAGAGCCCTCGTCCAGGGTCGTAAGGATCAACGAGCAGATTCTCCAGGAAGGACAAAGTCTGGCCCCGGGCTTGAGAGTGGAGGAAATAACCCCTAACGGCGTCATCCTCGATCGCCAGGGTTTTCGCTTTCAGATAGGCATCAACACAGACTGA
- a CDS encoding AAA family ATPase, with product MYREYFGLKEKPFSIAPNTHYFYMSEGHREALAHLLYGIKGEGGFVLLTGEVGTGKTTVCRVLLELMPKDLEVAFLLNPPATVEELLSTVCDEFRIGYPQDASNIKSLVAHIHAYLLDAHTRGRRPVLIVEEAQNLSTEVLEQIRLLTNLETNESKLLQIIMIGQPELRKKLAQPELRQLSQRITARYHLGSLSRKEISEYVNFRLTTAGLKRSRPLFPPRTLRKLYRLTSGVPRLINSICDRALLGAYVQGKHAVDAGTLKIAAHEVVGDSVAPMPRWRVYEGVAFAVALIICVGVAATYLQRANLRTAPMMREEIRRPPEEQRIQADPAEVSGPPPVESIDYAAIGTKQAACEALFKVWQIEYRTDKSKSACEQAEEQGVRCQEGSKGSIEALRDKNRPAVLRLHDQKGVSYYAALTALEGESAACVIGHYTKTFDLSMLRQQWSGEYLILWRVPTDYKGKLRPGRRGPLVAWLDRELAVALGRPARVGIDQVYDEEIVREVKEFQRARKLTPDGIAGLGTILKLTAAAGNGEPVLNQTVASN from the coding sequence ATGTACAGAGAATACTTCGGTCTGAAAGAAAAACCTTTCTCGATCGCACCCAACACTCACTACTTCTACATGAGTGAGGGCCACCGCGAGGCTCTCGCCCATCTGCTATACGGTATAAAGGGCGAGGGCGGCTTCGTGCTGCTCACGGGCGAGGTCGGAACGGGAAAGACCACGGTCTGCCGCGTGCTGCTGGAGCTGATGCCCAAGGATCTGGAAGTTGCTTTTCTTCTTAACCCTCCGGCAACTGTGGAGGAACTGCTCTCGACCGTCTGCGACGAGTTCCGCATAGGCTATCCACAGGACGCTTCAAACATCAAGAGCTTGGTCGCACACATTCACGCGTATCTTCTGGATGCCCACACCCGGGGACGCAGACCCGTTCTCATTGTCGAGGAAGCCCAGAACCTCAGTACCGAGGTGCTTGAACAGATTCGCCTGTTGACCAATCTCGAGACAAACGAGAGCAAGCTGCTGCAGATCATCATGATCGGGCAGCCCGAGCTGAGAAAGAAGCTGGCGCAGCCGGAATTGCGCCAGCTTTCGCAGAGAATCACCGCGAGGTATCACCTCGGTTCGCTGTCGAGGAAAGAGATCTCCGAATACGTGAATTTCCGTTTGACAACCGCGGGGCTGAAGCGCAGCCGCCCTCTATTCCCACCAAGGACGCTGCGAAAGCTCTACAGGCTGACCAGCGGGGTGCCCAGACTCATAAATTCCATATGCGACAGGGCACTGCTTGGAGCCTACGTCCAGGGAAAGCATGCGGTTGACGCCGGCACCCTCAAGATCGCAGCACACGAGGTGGTCGGTGACTCCGTGGCACCGATGCCCCGCTGGAGAGTGTACGAGGGAGTCGCATTCGCAGTCGCGCTGATCATCTGCGTGGGAGTTGCGGCAACATATTTGCAACGAGCAAACCTGAGAACAGCGCCCATGATGAGAGAAGAAATCAGAAGGCCCCCTGAAGAACAGCGTATCCAGGCAGACCCGGCAGAGGTGTCAGGGCCTCCACCTGTGGAGTCCATCGATTATGCCGCTATCGGCACCAAACAGGCAGCATGCGAGGCCCTCTTCAAGGTCTGGCAGATCGAATACAGAACGGACAAGAGTAAGAGTGCTTGCGAACAGGCCGAGGAGCAAGGAGTGCGATGCCAGGAAGGCAGCAAGGGGAGCATCGAGGCTCTTCGCGACAAGAACAGGCCGGCCGTGTTGCGTCTCCATGACCAAAAGGGCGTCTCGTACTACGCAGCTCTGACCGCTCTTGAGGGGGAGAGTGCGGCGTGTGTTATAGGGCATTACACAAAAACTTTCGATCTCAGTATGCTGAGACAACAATGGTCTGGAGAGTACCTCATCCTCTGGAGGGTGCCCACCGATTATAAAGGAAAGCTACGCCCCGGCCGGCGCGGACCGCTGGTGGCGTGGCTTGATAGAGAATTGGCGGTTGCCCTGGGGCGTCCGGCGCGAGTGGGTATAGATCAAGTCTATGATGAAGAAATTGTCAGAGAAGTGAAGGAGTTTCAACGCGCCCGAAAGCTGACACCGGACGGCATCGCCGGCCTCGGAACAATACTCAAGTTGACAGCGGCAGCCGGTAATGGCGAACCGGTGCTGAATCAAACCGTAGCGAGCAACTAG